Below is a genomic region from Culicoides brevitarsis isolate CSIRO-B50_1 chromosome 2, AGI_CSIRO_Cbre_v1, whole genome shotgun sequence.
ttttaaaatttatttttaaaaatttcttaaaaatatttttgtttaaattttctttaaataacttttgaataaaaaaaggactaaaagctcaaatttctttgacttcctttttcaaaaattattccgtttgttttttagtttttcgacCGATCAACGTCGCGTCTTAAAATCAACTGAAAAgtaattctttgaattttacgCAGGGATTCATATTTTCACATGATCTGTTTTGATCCTTTGTGCTCGATCgtattttctcttttcatctcagagaaaattttaataaaattctcaagaaatgagaaaatttatttttatcgaactTTCGCTCTCATTTTCTCTTTTGGTTCGAGATATTGTAAATCTATCAACACAAAACGTTaagatatttatcaaaaactgaGAGATTTATTTCTCAGACTTCctcttctcgttttttttgttttttgttcgaaagtgTATTGAACTGAGATTCGCGTGCCGTCTCATATCATCATTATACTTGACGTTGCAAGGTCTCTTCTtccgttatttttttccacagaTTTTCGAGAAAGTAGATTCTAAACAAAGAATCTTTCTTTGtttagaattttcttctattataaattctttaacgaaactaaaattacataattaaagtcaaaattttaaaatatcacaaaaaaagttttaaaaaaataaaattaaaaaaaaaataaatatgaattagcagaaaagcgattttcaaatttttacggtTCAATCGGTTAaccgttaatttttaaaaatttataattttttttttaatttaagatttttttaaaataatcttaaaaaattttgattttaaaaaataaataaaaattaaaattacaaaaatttaattttttataattttttttctaaactcaATGAATCAACTTCGACGTCGCTGTTCTTTTGTTTTcccaaattttatcataaattaattcttatcaCTCAAGATAAGACATTACGTTGCAATTGTATGCTCATTAGTCGTTAATTTTGCAAGTATATAGCTGAGCTGCCTTGatgattcaaaaaactttttacatcAAATCAGAGCTTgagtcatttatttatttatttgataattttagttgaaaaatcatttttgcaaGCGAAACATGGACGAATCATTCGTTATTGGCAAATTTCTGTTCGATGTCTCTCGAAAACTTGTCTTGAACGAGAAAACAGGAAAATTCGCCggttagtaaataaataaagaaactcaaaataaacaaataatgagAATTTTCTCGCATTTTCCGATCTCTCGTGTCTCTTACAAGAGTTCGTTGTTCGAGAGAAATTCGtgagaaataaatttccacatttattttgaacattttttacacaTCTCTGTTCAAAAAGTGtcttttttacaagtttttactttaaatctaagtttttaattattaaattattgatttttaaataaatttcaaaataattttcaagttttttataaaattaagacaaaaaacgaaacatttcatcattttccgccgatttttatcaattaattgacTCACACACAACGCCATATAGCGTAAAAATGTTCTATCAAGACCAAAATAGATCGACAGAGTTCGAATATGATCAAATCCCATTAACAGTGTTAGAACATTTCGATTGGCCCGCATTGTCAGACACGAATGGCGATGCCAACTAcgattattttgatgaaaatatcgCTTCTTACTCGAATGTTGctcgtaaattttaattttttttcatgaaatttctaattttcaacttttttcttgtttttcaggCAACAGCACACATCTTGAACATCTCATACCGGCACCTGTTGTCACAAATGACACAGAACCTTTCATCCCGACGCCCTTGAATGAGATTCCCGGCACGAGTTTGGGCGTTGGATCGATGGTAGAAGTGTCAACGGACATCAGTGAGAACCTTTACGGCGTCATTCGATGGATCGGAAGCACGCAAAATGGAAATAACAATCGAATTATCGTCGGAGTCGAACTGGAAGAGGAACAAAATGATCGCCCATTGCTCCTAACTGACGGAATTTACAACGGAATTCGACTTTTTCGATGTCCCCCGAATCGTGCGTTGTTCGTGCATCCCTCGCAGTGCAGCAAAGATCGAAGATTTGTCGAAGAAGCGAAAAGTTCGCGTTCCAGCCAAATTCTCGatggcaaaaaaatgttcgggCAAGTTGATTGTCCAATCGTAGAGGGTTCTGTGCCTCCTTtgagtaagaaatttttaatatttttaagaaattttgtgatttttaataaaaaattcctttttagaAATCATCAAACCCGAAGATCTCGACGCCGTTTGCGGTAAATTCAAGGGCATCCAAGGACATCACAATTCGTGTTACCTCGACGCGACACTTTTCTCAATGTTTACCTTTACCTCAGTATTTGACTCGCTCCTGTTTCGCCCAAAAGAGCCGGAAGACAATAACAACTACGAGGAAATCCAAAAAGTGCTTCGGGAGGAAATTGTGAATCCTCTGCGGAAAAGTATGTTTGTGCGAGCGGATCGTGTATTGAAATTCCGACATCTGCTGGATAAAAGTAGTTCGGTAACGGGACTTACGACGGAAGAAAAAGACCCGGAGGAGTTTTTGAATTGCCTTTTATCACAAATTATGAGAGCGGATCCATTTttgaaggtaagttttaatggaaatttttatttttcagctttttcgtGCAAAATGAAGTACGGAATTGTTCCTAATTGGGCTTTGTAATCCAAAATCCATTGATTTCCTTCGTAAATGACGTCATTAGCATCTTTCCAAACACCGTTTGGGAGGAAAATATCacgttttgttgcttttttcttcaaaattggaGCTACAAGGATCTCTTCGCCaaccaaaaattctaaaaaaaaatttttttctgacataaaatcgctcaaaaatttaaaaaataatgaaaattaccaTCTCCAATGCCATGAGCGACAGTATTTTGAGGATCAATCCACCAAATTGGAGCATTTACGGGACTTCCATCTTCCACAGCTCGTTTCATGGCTTTCATCAACACAGGCATGACAACTTTTTCCCTTAATTCAAGtaaatttcttgtaatttcGACAGTTTCTTCGTCAAAATCCCATGGAACGTACGAAAATTGAACGACAGGCATGAAAATGTTCGCTTCCAACCATCGAACGAACAATTCTTTCGTCGGAGGTTTTCCATAATAACCATTTCCTCCGATCATATCTGGCAGAACAAACGGATATCCGTTCATATTAAAGACCAAAAGTGTCGTTACAAGCGATGGAAGTCCATTATTTGTCAATCGAAAGTTGGAATCTTTATCCGCCATCCTTACGTAATGAGGCAAATTTTGTGTTCCCCATGCCGTACGAACTTCCAAAGCTCTTCCGAATTGCGACATTTCACGAACAAAGCGTCTCGTGATGATGCCCGGATGTAAATTTGGCTCTCCATGAAGCACAGGATTAACAGGAGGCCAACTTGATTCGCCTGCATCGAACTTAAAActcaacaaattattttcagactTCAATTTATGCAaacgagagacaaaaaaatcaatcgcaGAAGCCTTTGTGAAGTCAATATATGAAGATTTTCCTTCTTCGCTATTCCACCAAGTCGTGTTCGGATGTCCTTCGTGATCAAAAACGACAAATTTACGGGAAATTGCTTCTTCGTACCATGGATTGCAGTTTTTGTTGATGAATGGATGAACCCAAAGCGTTGTTCGGAAGCCTTTTGATGCTAAACGAGCAACTAAACCTTTCATATCGGGGAATTTCGTTCGATTTATCGTCAACGATCCATAACATTCCTCCCAATCGTCGTCAATTTCGAGCTGAGAATTGTTAaatccatgaaaaattatttcatcagCAAATTTTTCGACCAAAGTCTCGTTGATATCTCTCTTATAACGAGCCCAAGTCGACCAAATCGGATAACGCGCCATTTTTTCATCAGGAATTCCTTCGGGTTTCATCAAATGTTGCTCAATTGCCTTCATATGAGCATCTCTAACATCATTTCCGACACCCAAAAAGTACGAAAATTGAAATCtggataaattttcatcaacgtTGTACGGTAATTCTTGTTTTGCAATTAGACATAACTCCTTTTTTGGCTTTTGTTCGATGAAAAGAGGCGTTTCGAAGCTCACATAAAGATAAGATCCATTCGAATTAAGCCAATAACGTTCAGCGATCGACATGAAATCCTCGTTTTTCGGCACGTAAgagtaatttttgaacttttgacgCTCAATTGGCCAATATTGTTGATGACTTTGCTCGGGACCTccgtaaaaatttgcattttcgaGCGAAATACAGTCACGAGCttcattgtttttcaaaatttcacggAAAATTTGGAATTCAATGAACTCTTCGGTGTCAGTTGTAAtcgaaaatgttatttttttatcgttgctGATCAAAACGAAGCCATTTGGAGTCAGTTGTTGGGTAACAGACTCATCAAAATCTACggaaacttcaattttttgcactaTTTTGTTATCTGAGgaacaaatttttggtttttattggatattttggaagaaaatttcgaaatttaccTCTGAAAGCCTTTAACAAGAGGCTCGTCGATGGATATTGATACgttatttcaagaaattttgtcTCATTATGCCTCGAAGATagttgaaaatgatatttttcgtatccaaaagtaaattttcccaaaaatacgagaaataGGAGATGAAAAATGTACTTCATGATGACTTACTTTGatttaatttcgatttttatgagttgtatcaatatatttttgagaGATATAATGATATCAAGGCAGATAATCAACAGATAATCGATCGTTCAGTGAcgtattttcaacattttggcaaattttaatgatgaaacTCCAAAATTTCACATTCAAAAGCCAAACTTGGGTCAAATTTGGATTGCCTGTaagaattttcacaaatttttattcaaattaacttCATTTCAACTCATTTTCAGCAATATTTTGTAAGATAAAGTACGGAATTGTCCCCAACGGAGCTTCAAAGTTACGAATCCATTGACTACCTTCATGAATTTTGCCATTTCCATCCTTCCAATGTCCTTTTGGGAGATAAATATCACGAGAAACGacattttgaagcaaaatcgGAGCAACAAGAATTTCTTCTCCAaccaaaaattctgaaaaaaaataatttttttgacttgaattcgttcaaaaatcagaaaaaattgaaaaaattaccgtttccAACATCATGAGTTGCTGTATCTTCAGGATCAATATACCAAATCGGAGCATTTACGGGACTTCCATCTTCCACAGCTCGTTTCATCGCTTTCATCAGCACAGGCATGACGACATTTTCCCTtaattcaagtaattttttggcaatttcaACAGTTTCTTCATCGTAATCCCATGGAACATACGAAAATTGCATCGCTGgcatgaaaatatttgcttcCAACCATCGGATGAAGAGCTCTTTCGAAGGTTTTCCATTGTATCCGTTGCCTCCAATCATGTCGGGAAGAACAAACGGATATCCGTTCAAGTTAAAAGTTAACAATGTTGTCACGAGCGACGGCAATCCATTCTGTTccaagtcaaaatttgaatttttatccatcATTCGTACAAAATGTGGCAAATTTTGCGTCCCCCATCCTGTACGGATCTCCAAAGCAGCTCCAAATTGCGACATTTCGCGACAAAAGTTTCGTGTCATGATCCCAGGATGCAATTTTCGATCTCCTTCTAACACGGGATTAGCAGGAGGCCATGAAGATTCGCCTGAATCGAACTTGAAACTCTCAAATCCGTTCTCAGACTTCAATTTATGCAAACGAGAGACAAACCATTCAATTGCTGAGGGCTTTGTGAAGTCAATATAAGATGATTCGCCGTTCCCGCTATTCCACCAAGTCGTGTTCGGATGTCCTTCGTGATCAAAAACGAcatatttctttgaaattgcTTCGACGTACCATTTATTGCTGTTTTTGTTGATGAATGGATGAACCCAAAGCGTTGTTCGGAAGCCTTTTGATGCTAAACGAGCAACTAAACCTTTCATATCGGGGAATTTCTTTCGATTTATCGTCAAAGATCCATAACATTCCTCCCAATCGTCGTCAATTTCGAGCTGAGAATTCTTAAATCCATGAGAAATTATTTCATCAGcgaatttttcgactttttcttCATCGATATCCTTCTTATAACGAGCCCAAGTCGACCAAATCGGATAATGAGCCATTCTTTCGTCAGGAATTCCTTCGGGTTTCTTCAAATGTTGCTCAATTGCCTTCATATGAGCTTCTTTCAAGTTCTTTCCGACACCCAAAAAGTATCGAGACTCGAAAAATTCGTCTTTTCCATCGATGTTATATGGTAATTCTTGTTTCGCAACGAGATGTAACTCCCAATAAGGATGCTGCTCGATGAAAAGAGGCGTTTCGAAGCTCACATAAACATAAGAACCTTTTGAATTAAGCCAATAACGTTCACAAATCGCCATAAAATCATCACTTTTTGGGATGTAACTGTAATTTGTGAACTTCTGACCCTCAATTGGATAATATTGTTGATGAATTTGCTCAGGCCCGCCATACCAATGAGATCCAGAGAGCTTAACGACATCTTTTCCCGtcgttttttgctttaattttcgaTGAACTTCGAATTCAATGAACTCAGGAACATCCAACGTGAtggaaaaactaattttcgaTGGCCCGCTGTACAAATCAAAAccatttttcgtcattttttgttcaacattCTCCCCAAAGTCggcaaaaacttgaatttcttGCACAATTTTGCCATCTGTGAAGTAAAAATCGATGTCATTGACCGaccttcaattaatttcaatcaaaatttacctCTAAAAGCCTTTAACAAGGGTCCTTCTGATGGAAATTCGTAActtatttccaaaaaattgccCGCAAAAGCCTTTGACTCTAACCTAAAGTTGTATTTCTCGTAACTCATGACTTgatttcacacaaaaagcgagtaaaaatgtaaaatgtacTTCATAACACGacgattatttttgttttgaagtcTAAAGTGTCGTTCTGCGTGCCGATAAGTACGGAAAAATGTGCTGTACAAATATTGTAGTTGAGTCAGCTGTTTGTTCATACgcgacaaaaacaattttttgcatgaaaaaatttttagagatccGAAAATGAGCAATTTGGGGCTTCAGGAGGCAATCTTTTGAGTTGATTCATCAAAACTATCTCGTAAGTTGCGATAACGCCTGccatctaaaagaaaaaaaaattaaatttttcattaaaattattttaaaataaaaaaatattaaaaattaaataaattgaattaaattaattaaaataattaaataattaaaaataattattaaataattataattattaatttaataattattttatatttaatttattaatttttaataattttttaaaataattttattttttattttattttaaaataatttttaccccTAAAATCAACGGTTTTGTGAGGAAAAAGAACCCATGTCCCGATAAAATTGCAGGTTCAGCAGCGATTTGATCCAAAAAACGCTTTATTTCAATGTTGTACTTGTTTGCGGGAACGGATTTTATCGTTGGTAAGATGCGTCGAGATGTTTCATACACTGAAGCTCCCAAATAAAGAACCATAAATGTGCGTAAAATGAGATAAATTGTCGTTATCCAATGTTGCACGTGAAAAATTATGTCAGAACGTTCATcgcttgaagaaatttttaattaaaatttatttttagtgcaaTTTGAGGACTTACCCGATATGAAAAAGGAATGTACAGATGAAATACAAGTTGTTCGAACACGAGAGAAAGATGAAATTTGCCAAAAGTTTATCAGTTTTGCGTGTCAAGTCAACTAAAAGTCCATAATGAGTACGAAGTTCCCGCCAATCATCTTCTGtaagatcaattttttcatcaaaggcATTCCGCAAACGTTTATTGAACTGTTGGAAACGCGTGATAAGCGCTATAGACACAACGGAGATCAAAATATCGCCTGAATTCCATGCCAAAGTGATGCTAAAGTTGGTCcactgttgaaaaaattaaattttttttcataaaaatttgatttttacggAAATTTTGACTTACCTCAAGCAATGGAATCAACCAATTACTGAATCCCGTCACTTGTATCACgtgatttttgtgtttgaagtACGACAGGGCGACGAGATTGACTCGAGCTGTTGCATTACAGTATACAATTGTCCTGTAACTCTTCAAAAACTCCCCCGTTATGAAGCAAGTGTGTTCAACAAATCCAATTCCGAGCGAAACGCATCCGATTCTTGTCAATAATTTCTCCAAATTATATTTCGGCATCGGATACGGTTCACTGAGGAAGACTTTTTCATGTTTCTTCCAATACAAAATGTAATCATGCCATTTTCGTGCCACCGCATGGAAAAGATACAACGACAATGTCgcacaaaagtaaaaaacgaCGCCTGTTGCTCGCAAAACGCCTCCGTGACTCATGAAAAAAGTTCTTGTGATGCAAATTGTCTCGAAAGTTGCGAAGGAGAGAAGAATCATCGAGAAAAAGAAGCGAAAAGAGAACTTTCGGTATGACAAACGACGCGGATCGTTGTTCATTATGCCAGAAACGGGATAAATTGACAGGAAACAGAGGAGTAAAAGGActgaaaagagaaattttataaatttttaatgaaaaaaagtttaaatttttaatgaaaaatactcACACCAACGAATTGCTTTGTGAAAACTCACACATTTCTTCCGAATCTTCGATTTCTCATCAGATTTCTTCGTAAAATTCCAATCGATTGCTTCAATATTGATCGAAGGTGTTCGATTTCGCaaatttttcctcttaaaTCTTCCGACAATCGTGAAAATTCGCattaatttcaacattttgcgACTTTTCCTCttgaaatttctctaaaaaaatgaattctcattaatttttcatgtcgcGTGTCAcacaaactttaattaaaaaaaatattttttttatttttttcagttgagtTCAGGTTTAGACGCCTTCTACTATCAGTTGTTCGTGGAAAAGGATGAACGCCTTAGTCTGCCTTCGGTTCAGCAGCTTTTCGAACAGAGTTTTCTGCAATCTGACATCAAGCTGAAAGAAGTGCCGTCTTGTTTGATCATTCAAATGCCTCGTTTCGGGAAGAATTACAAAATGTATCCGCGGATTTTGCCGTCGCAAGTGTTGGATGTCACGGATATCATTGAAGATTGTGagtttttatctgaaatttaagaaaaaattattaaattattaaaatattaaaattattaaaatattaaaattattaaaattattaaaattattaaaattattaaaattaaaattaaaattaataaaattattaattattaaaattattaaaattattaaaattattaaaattattaaaattattaaaattattaaaattattaaaattattaaaattattaaaattattaaaattattaaaattattaaattattaaaattattaaaattattaaaatattaaaattattaaaattattaaaattattaaaattattaaaattaaaattaaaattaaatatgtaaataatttttaataatttttttttatgtaattttagcTCCTCGACAATGCACGGTGTGCGGAAAGTTGGCAGAATACGAGTGTCGTGAGTGTTTTGGGATGTTGCAATGCGGTGTGGGCTTAGAAAGTACAGCTTTTTGCAAAAAGTGTCTTGAAACAGCGCATTCACAttcaaaaaggtaaattttttcaattttttttcataattttcatctaaaattaaaaaaaaaaatttttttagaacaaatcaCACTCCAAAACCCTTATCTGTGCCACACGATTTCAAAATAATGTCTGAACATTGTCCCGTTCCGCGACTTTTTATGGAGCTCTTCGCTGTCGTATGCATCGAAACGTCGCATTATGTCGCCTTCGTGAAAGCTGGCTTCGGACAAGATGCGCCATGGTGCTTTTTCGACTCGATGGCGGATCGCAAAGGCGAACAGAATGGCTACAATATCCCCGAAATGGTATCCGTACCTGATTTACCGCAATGGCTGTCGGAAGAAGGAGCTCGCACGTTGCACGAGTTAGCGCCCAGTGATAAAATGCTACCCGAGCACGCGAAACGCCTCATGTGCGACGCTTACATGTGCATGTACCAAAGCAGTGACATCATGATGTACAGATAAAGATGTGaaatcgaatttaaaaaatttacatgacaCTTATCGAGTTTGACATGAATGGTTTCCCAGTttcatctacaaaaaaaaaaagaaaaaaatatatttagtacCTTTTGACAAGgactttgataattttcataattttttgtgactatcatctaaaactaaaaatatttactaaacTCCTAAATTAGAACAGAAACAGGACACGAGTTAAATGTGCTTCtctttttacctttttgacgaaaaaaaaaactttttagagtTAGACTGCTTTGCATCTAtttagtgagaaaaaaatcgtgtaccaaaatttttgcaactcttgagaaaaaaagagtcCAAGAAAGcaatttcaaatatatttaatcgtataataaaaagaaaaaatagtgAATAGTGAAAAAACTgacttataaaataaatattaaataacttGAAAAGCTTATTGGTCATAAATTTgctattaatagaaaaatatttgggagtcgtcgtgatttttttcacgaaatgacaaacttaaaagaaaaataaaacttagaaCTGAcctgataattaaaaaaaaaatattggataacaaaaactttaattaatgatagaagagaaaaaatatgttatattAATAGTGATATTTAAGAGAAaatctactaaaaaaatacttatagataaataaattattattgattgaccaaaaaatagaaaaaaaatatttttttttttttgataaatttctatgaaggcttcattcacttttatttttatttaaaaaataattttaatttattttaaatattttagggcaaaaatttctttcgttttttttttgttttctgaaaaaataactttaaatttttcttaatttttttaattttatttttttaactgaatttgaattaaaaattaaacaaaatcgtcaaaaaaaatttgagaaaaataaatattttggtttatttaaaaatgatttaattttaatttttttccattttaatttttttttacttatgattttttttttgtactttttttgaagggttcattaatttttatattttaattatttttaattcaagtaaaaaaattaatttcaaatattttaaggaaaaaaaattaataatttcgttttgtaaaaaaatattttttaatttttatttaatttttgttaaatttgaactcaaaagtgaaaaatattaaactaaattttccctaaaaaattttgaaaaataaaaatatttaagtcatttgaattaaaaaaaaaaaatttacatttaaattttttcctcatatttttttttgcaaaaataagaaaaaatatattaaattgtttctcttaatattttttatttttcactgaattagaaatcaaaagtaaaagagaaaataaacaaaattccaacaaaattttacaagataaaaattttgaagaaaacatattttgatcatttgaattaaaaaaaaaatcatttaaacttaaaattttcccatgtttttagctttaaaaaattaaattatttgccttaatatgttttttattcaaaatttaaaaatttttaaaaactaaaaactaaaattttttttatgagcttaaaaattaattcaaaagcaaaaatatttaaatatttatttaaaaatattataaatatttattttcaaagtcaaaattttaattcaaaaactaaataattcgtcaataaaaaataaaaattaatttttttacaaaaatgtcgacaaaataatttttttgaaaattttacaacaaccTCCGTCATGAACagattcgacaaaaaaaaataaaactcatttCCACACTGTgttaccatttttattttacgtatTAAACCATTCATTGTACTAATTTTGATTCTAATTCTGTGCTCaaatatcgtttttttttgtcttttatgtaaattacaatttttcgtttaaaatgtataaaaaattttcttgtgagttttgttaaacaattaattggtaagttttaaatttagtttaaaaagtaaaattttaaccaaaattgaatgaaaatccgCCTCCGCCAAAGCCTCCAAAAGGACTTCCTCCTCCAAACGACGATCCGGGACCTGATCCGTCAAAGAAGAATTGTCTGTAGATGTTACTTGGAtcgaaatctaaaaaaataattttttaaattttttgtttttaaaagttttttttaagaattaccTCCTCCTGACATATTAT
It encodes:
- the LOC134832184 gene encoding myogenesis-regulating glycosidase-like — protein: MKYIFHLLFLVFLGKFTFGYEKYHFQLSSRHNETKFLEITYQYPSTSLLLKAFRDNKIVQKIEVSVDFDESVTQQLTPNGFVLISNDKKITFSITTDTEEFIEFQIFREILKNNEARDCISLENANFYGGPEQSHQQYWPIERQKFKNYSYVPKNEDFMSIAERYWLNSNGSYLYVSFETPLFIEQKPKKELCLIAKQELPYNVDENLSRFQFSYFLGVGNDVRDAHMKAIEQHLMKPEGIPDEKMARYPIWSTWARYKRDINETLVEKFADEIIFHGFNNSQLEIDDDWEECYGSLTINRTKFPDMKGLVARLASKGFRTTLWVHPFINKNCNPWYEEAISRKFVVFDHEGHPNTTWWNSEEGKSSYIDFTKASAIDFFVSRLHKLKSENNLLSFKFDAGESSWPPVNPVLHGEPNLHPGIITRRFVREMSQFGRALEVRTAWGTQNLPHYVRMADKDSNFRLTNNGLPSLVTTLLVFNMNGYPFVLPDMIGGNGYYGKPPTKELFVRWLEANIFMPVVQFSYVPWDFDEETVEITRNLLELREKVVMPVLMKAMKRAVEDGSPVNAPIWWIDPQNTVAHGIGDEFLVGEEILVAPILKKKATKRDIFLPNGVWKDANDVIYEGNQWILDYKAQLGTIPYFILHEKAEK
- the LOC134832189 gene encoding gustatory receptor for sugar taste 64a-like codes for the protein MLKLMRIFTIVGRFKRKNLRNRTPSINIEAIDWNFTKKSDEKSKIRKKCVSFHKAIRWFLLLLCFLSIYPVSGIMNNDPRRLSYRKFSFRFFFSMILLSFATFETICITRTFFMSHGGVLRATGVVFYFCATLSLYLFHAVARKWHDYILYWKKHEKVFLSEPYPMPKYNLEKLLTRIGCVSLGIGFVEHTCFITGEFLKSYRTIVYCNATARVNLVALSYFKHKNHVIQVTGFSNWLIPLLEWTNFSITLAWNSGDILISVVSIALITRFQQFNKRLRNAFDEKIDLTEDDWRELRTHYGLLVDLTRKTDKLLANFIFLSCSNNLYFICTFLFHIGDERSDIIFHVQHWITTIYLILRTFMVLYLGASVYETSRRILPTIKSVPANKYNIEIKRFLDQIAAEPAILSGHGFFFLTKPLILGMAGVIATYEIVLMNQLKRLPPEAPNCSFSDL
- the LOC134830562 gene encoding myogenesis-regulating glycosidase-like is translated as MSYEKYNFRLESKAFAGNFLEISYEFPSEGPLLKAFRDGKIVQEIQVFADFGENVEQKMTKNGFDLYSGPSKISFSITLDVPEFIEFEVHRKLKQKTTGKDVVKLSGSHWYGGPEQIHQQYYPIEGQKFTNYSYIPKSDDFMAICERYWLNSKGSYVYVSFETPLFIEQHPYWELHLVAKQELPYNIDGKDEFFESRYFLGVGKNLKEAHMKAIEQHLKKPEGIPDERMAHYPIWSTWARYKKDIDEEKVEKFADEIISHGFKNSQLEIDDDWEECYGSLTINRKKFPDMKGLVARLASKGFRTTLWVHPFINKNSNKWYVEAISKKYVVFDHEGHPNTTWWNSGNGESSYIDFTKPSAIEWFVSRLHKLKSENGFESFKFDSGESSWPPANPVLEGDRKLHPGIMTRNFCREMSQFGAALEIRTGWGTQNLPHFVRMMDKNSNFDLEQNGLPSLVTTLLTFNLNGYPFVLPDMIGGNGYNGKPSKELFIRWLEANIFMPAMQFSYVPWDYDEETVEIAKKLLELRENVVMPVLMKAMKRAVEDGSPVNAPIWYIDPEDTATHDVGNEFLVGEEILVAPILLQNVVSRDIYLPKGHWKDGNGKIHEGSQWIRNFEAPLGTIPYFILQNIAENELK
- the LOC134830659 gene encoding uncharacterized protein LOC134830659, with product MSWKKEFAVCSDSCNIKLIHGTSHSPEAKTSTPLFKGMMVQIYERLPNKKCSIKVCDFHNENFVWENNLFLCNLSNLLVVSPELWPFLIAITDPHARLEHAKDPEWVQFITKSNLDHIVQVSGQVFTKDFAYTCIIRFIGLVPEIGPGYHFGLEILTLDNGFSPQADTLDFLSRYVSCDENLALIVPANQVRPLPKDRQGHVTDNILKRGVNGLTCGAYEIVKSLDRHITSKLSSKKQHEKPQQPTSSFYIIPEVNIVKANSSEELHHLVNMDPAASSGGVPKSVGVKKSVSISKSTPNLDKQDSGSSSTGSSVGYKSVHFANQLTDNDEYLRYVENHERNLEQRKKKSSKTTKASTILSLEDRDLIIIDKADIKEASKASGDVIIVDPPPTLTSSTEKLNQSEMDLKDILGENWPNAAGDLAPLLNNDKKAKIISGGASSSSSSTASSSYLRERNKSANPISHLISSTKVKKEQLEVNGHKRSNSTHLEHLIPAPVVTNDTEPFIPTPLNEIPGTSLGVGSMVEVSTDISENLYGVIRWIGSTQNGNNNRIIVGVELEEEQNDRPLLLTDGIYNGIRLFRCPPNRALFVHPSQCSKDRRFVEEAKSSRSSQILDGKKMFGQVDCPIVEGSVPPLKIIKPEDLDAVCGKFKGIQGHHNSCYLDATLFSMFTFTSVFDSLLFRPKEPEDNNNYEEIQKVLREEIVNPLRKSMFVRADRVLKFRHLLDKSSSVTGLTTEEKDPEEFLNCLLSQIMRADPFLKLSSGLDAFYYQLFVEKDERLSLPSVQQLFEQSFLQSDIKLKEVPSCLIIQMPRFGKNYKMYPRILPSQVLDVTDIIEDSPRQCTVCGKLAEYECRECFGMLQCGVGLESTAFCKKCLETAHSHSKRTNHTPKPLSVPHDFKIMSEHCPVPRLFMELFAVVCIETSHYVAFVKAGFGQDAPWCFFDSMADRKGEQNGYNIPEMVSVPDLPQWLSEEGARTLHELAPSDKMLPEHAKRLMCDAYMCMYQSSDIMMYR